One stretch of Hymenobacter chitinivorans DSM 11115 DNA includes these proteins:
- a CDS encoding TerB family tellurite resistance protein — translation MQTSHDLNEVLNTPQKKLAFFQNLVLVAAADGQLDQQESQLLLQIGNRLGLKPEEVQPIADNLGVLSFIVPADGLQRTLELQTLVQMMLQDGQIDPREYGLCMEYANRIGYGKDILDDMVTQLAGGSPTGTRNPPTV, via the coding sequence ATGCAAACTTCCCACGACCTGAACGAGGTCCTGAATACTCCGCAAAAGAAACTGGCCTTCTTCCAGAACCTGGTGCTGGTGGCCGCCGCCGATGGGCAGCTCGACCAGCAGGAAAGCCAGCTGCTGCTCCAGATTGGCAACCGCCTGGGTTTGAAGCCGGAAGAAGTGCAACCCATTGCCGACAACCTGGGCGTGCTCAGCTTCATCGTGCCGGCCGATGGGCTGCAGCGCACCCTGGAGCTGCAAACCCTGGTGCAGATGATGCTGCAGGACGGACAGATTGACCCGCGCGAGTACGGCCTGTGCATGGAATACGCCAACCGCATCGGCTACGGCAAGGACATTCTGGATGACATGGTAACCCAGCTGGCCGGCGGCAGCCCCACGGGTACTCGCAACCCGCCTACGGTTTAG